Proteins encoded by one window of Castor canadensis chromosome 2, mCasCan1.hap1v2, whole genome shotgun sequence:
- the LOC109701829 gene encoding vomeronasal type-1 receptor 4-like — protein MASRDLTMGIIFLSQTGLGILGNSAFLYHLFLTDFTGNRMKPTDLIFKHLTLANFMVLLFKGIPQTMAGFGLNYFLDNVACKLVFYFHRVARGVSFSSTSLLSIFQAITISPSNSRWVCFKVRAPKIISPSLGLCWALHMLTNVLIPFNVTDTWSGRNLTWMKDLGYCAVVNTRTLTGMVYLFLLASTDVMCLTLMLWASSSMMFILFRHKKRVQHIHRSFSLTSSPETRATQSILTLMSSFVLFYATSVFLTMYLSASDGATRWLADTSVAMASSFSAFCPFLLMSYYTPVSRLCSTCCYPVPNHSNIVRDQ, from the coding sequence ATGGCCTCCAGAGACTTGACCATGGGAATCATCTTCCTTTCCCAGACTGGACTTGGAATCCTGGGGAACTCTGCCTTTCTTTACCACTTGTTCCTGACTGACTTCACTGGGAACAGGATGAAACCTACAGATCTGATTTTTAAACACCTGACCTTGGCCAATTTCATGGTTcttctctttaaaggaataccTCAGACAATGGCAGGCTTTGgtctgaattatttccttgatAATGTTGCTTGtaaacttgttttttatttccacaGAGTTGCCAGAGGGGTTTCCTTTAGTTCTACTTCACTCTTGAGTATCTTTCAGGCAATCACCATCAGCCCAAGTAATTCTAGGTGGGTATGTTTCAAGGTCAGAGCCCCAAAGATAATCAGTCCCTCTCTGGGTCTTTGctgggccttacacatgctgaCAAATGTCCTCATTCCCTTTAATGTCACTGACACATGGAGTGGAAGAAATCTTACTTGGATGAAAGATTTAGGGTACTGTGCTGTTGTAAATACTAGGACACTGACTGGTATGGTATACTTGTTCCTATTGGCCTCCACTGATGTCATGTGCTTGACACTCATGCTGTGGGCCAGTAGTTCCATGATGTTTATCCTGTTCAGGCACAAGAAGAGGGTCCAACACATTCACAGGTCTTTTTCTCTTACGTCATCCCCTGAGACCAGAGCCACACAAAGCATCCTTACCCTGATGAGCAGCTTTGTGCTTTTTTATGCAACTTCTGTCTTCTTAACAATGTATTTGTCTGCCTCTGATGGAGCCACTAGGTGGCTGGCTGACACCAGTGTAGCCATGGCTTCAAGTTTCTCAGCCTTCTGCCCCTTTCTGCTCATGAGCTACTACACCCCTGTTTCTAGGCTCTGCTCTACTTGCTGTTATCCAGTGCCAAATCATTCTAACATAGTCAGAGATCAGTAA